In the Streptomyces sp. NBC_00525 genome, one interval contains:
- a CDS encoding methionyl-tRNA formyltransferase, with the protein MRVVMFGYQTWGHRTLQALLDSEHDVVLVVTHPRSEHAYEKIWSDSVADLAEEHGVPVLIRNRPDDDELFEALKAADPDVIVANNWRTWIPPRIFALPRRGTLNVHDSLLPKYAGFSPLIWALINGESEVGVTAHMMNDELDAGDIVRQESVPVGPRDTATDLFHKTVDLIAPVTTKALALIADGQTEFTPQDRSQATFFHKRAEEDIRIDWNWPAEDLERLVRAQSAPYPSAFTFHRGKRIEVLASVVSEGRYGGTPGRIFYREGDGVVIVAGADARTGRNRGLAITRVRTEDGRELPATEYFTSMGGYLTSRP; encoded by the coding sequence ATGCGGGTCGTCATGTTCGGTTACCAGACCTGGGGGCATCGCACCCTGCAAGCCCTGCTGGACTCCGAGCACGACGTGGTGCTGGTCGTCACCCACCCCCGGAGCGAGCACGCCTACGAGAAGATCTGGAGCGACTCCGTCGCCGACCTCGCCGAGGAGCACGGCGTCCCGGTCCTCATCCGCAACCGCCCCGACGACGACGAGCTGTTCGAGGCGCTGAAGGCGGCCGACCCGGACGTCATCGTCGCCAACAACTGGCGTACGTGGATTCCGCCGCGCATCTTCGCGCTCCCCCGCCGGGGCACCCTGAACGTCCACGACTCGCTGCTGCCGAAGTACGCGGGCTTCTCGCCGCTGATCTGGGCCCTCATCAACGGTGAGAGCGAAGTCGGCGTCACCGCGCACATGATGAACGACGAGCTCGACGCCGGCGACATCGTCCGCCAGGAGTCCGTCCCGGTCGGCCCGCGGGACACCGCGACGGATCTCTTCCACAAGACCGTCGATCTGATCGCCCCCGTCACCACCAAGGCGCTCGCCCTGATCGCTGACGGGCAGACGGAGTTCACCCCGCAGGACCGCTCGCAGGCCACCTTCTTCCACAAGCGGGCCGAGGAGGACATCCGGATCGACTGGAACTGGCCCGCCGAGGACCTGGAGCGCCTGGTGCGCGCCCAGTCGGCCCCGTACCCGAGCGCCTTCACCTTCCACCGCGGCAAGCGGATCGAGGTGCTGGCGAGCGTGGTCTCCGAGGGCCGCTACGGCGGCACGCCCGGCCGGATCTTCTACCGCGAGGGCGACGGCGTCGTGATCGTCGCGGGCGCGGACGCCCGCACCGGCCGCAACCGGGGGCTGGCCATCACCCGGGTCCGCACCGAGGACGGCCGCGAGCTGCCCGCGACGGAGTACTTCACCTCCATGGGCGGCTATCTGACCAGCCGTCCCTGA
- a CDS encoding MDR family MFS transporter, translating to MTAATAPPDGRVDRDLLRVAFILVLGTFMASLDATIVSVGLDRLTEEFGASVAEIQWVTTAYLLAVVAAVPASGWLAGRFGGRRVWLAAVGVFLLGSLLCAAAWSVTSLIVFRVIQGLGGGLLPATGQALLARVAGPGRTGKVISIVAVVPLLSPVFGPLAGGSVLAVAPWPWLFLINLPIGAAAMLLARRHVPVVPPAPGRTAFDLRGALLLSPGLAVLVYGLTEVAHGRTVPAAAGVVAGVVMLGAFTAHGLRTRATPLVDPRLFARPPFGAAALALVVLGASVFGTMFLLPLYFQSGRSMSAWEAGLLLAPQGLGAAAGSVLVNRTIVKVAPRTLVVAGIVLILAGTAPFTWLGHGVPDAVIASALVVRGFGMSMVGAPVMNIVYSRIEPEQLPRAAGALNLLNTVGGSVGTAALAVVLESRLTERGADVSAAFGDTFWWVLGFCLFAAAAATRLPRTPPKGA from the coding sequence ATGACCGCGGCGACCGCGCCACCGGACGGGCGCGTGGACCGGGATCTGCTGCGGGTCGCGTTCATCCTGGTCCTCGGCACCTTCATGGCCTCGCTCGACGCGACCATCGTCAGCGTCGGACTCGACCGGCTCACCGAGGAGTTCGGCGCGTCGGTCGCCGAGATCCAGTGGGTCACCACGGCCTATCTGCTGGCCGTCGTCGCCGCCGTCCCCGCGTCCGGCTGGCTGGCCGGCCGGTTCGGCGGCCGGCGGGTCTGGCTCGCGGCGGTCGGCGTGTTCCTGCTCGGCTCGCTGCTGTGCGCGGCGGCCTGGTCGGTGACCAGCCTCATCGTGTTCCGCGTGATCCAGGGGCTGGGCGGCGGGCTGCTTCCGGCGACCGGGCAGGCGCTGCTGGCCCGGGTGGCGGGACCGGGACGCACCGGGAAGGTCATCAGCATCGTCGCCGTGGTTCCGCTGCTGTCACCGGTCTTCGGCCCGCTGGCCGGCGGCTCCGTGCTGGCCGTGGCGCCGTGGCCGTGGCTGTTCCTGATCAACCTGCCGATCGGCGCGGCCGCGATGCTGCTGGCCCGCCGCCATGTGCCGGTGGTGCCCCCGGCCCCCGGGCGCACCGCATTCGACCTGCGGGGCGCGCTGCTGCTGTCCCCGGGGCTCGCGGTGCTGGTGTACGGGCTGACCGAGGTCGCCCACGGCCGTACGGTCCCGGCTGCGGCGGGGGTGGTGGCCGGTGTGGTGATGCTGGGCGCGTTCACCGCGCACGGACTGCGCACGCGCGCCACCCCGCTGGTCGATCCCCGGCTGTTCGCCCGGCCGCCGTTCGGGGCCGCCGCGCTGGCGCTGGTGGTGCTGGGGGCCTCGGTGTTCGGCACGATGTTCCTGCTGCCGCTGTACTTCCAGTCGGGCCGGTCCATGTCGGCGTGGGAGGCGGGGCTGCTGCTCGCTCCCCAGGGGCTGGGGGCGGCGGCCGGTTCGGTGCTCGTCAACCGGACCATCGTCAAGGTGGCGCCGAGGACCCTGGTGGTGGCGGGCATCGTGCTGATCCTCGCCGGGACGGCCCCGTTCACCTGGCTGGGCCACGGGGTGCCCGACGCGGTGATCGCCTCGGCGCTGGTGGTGCGCGGCTTCGGGATGTCGATGGTGGGCGCGCCGGTGATGAACATCGTCTACAGCCGCATCGAGCCGGAGCAGCTGCCGCGGGCCGCCGGTGCGCTCAACCTGCTGAACACGGTGGGCGGTTCGGTGGGCACGGCGGCCCTGGCGGTGGTGCTGGAGAGCCGGCTCACGGAGCGGGGCGCGGACGTCTCCGCGGCGTTCGGCGACACGTTCTGGTGGGTGCTCGGGTTCTGCCTGTTCGCCGCGGCGGCGGCGACCCGGCTGCCCCGTACACCCCCGAAGGGGGCCTAG
- a CDS encoding lysine N(6)-hydroxylase/L-ornithine N(5)-oxygenase family protein, whose amino-acid sequence MSQARPGDAAPVHDLIGIGFGPSNVAMAIAISEHNARSGTREAVTAQFFEQQPAFGWHRGMLIDDATMQVSFLKDLVTLRNPASEFSFLCFLQSRGRLIDFINHKNLFPLRVEFHEYFEWAASRVADLVSYDHEVVGVAPVPHDGAVEYLDVTVRSGEGLTVHRTRNLVIGTGLRPRLPEGVERGNRVWHTSELLNRAGELEGTSPSRFVVVGAGQSAAENVAYLHRTFPDAEVCAVFSRYGYSPADDSSFANKIFDPDAVDEYFAAPDDVKRRLMDYHGNTNYSVVDIDLIDDLYRQVYREKVLGTERLRFLNVSRLTDVKETPDKVRATVTSLVTGEETLLDADVVVLATGYLPADPLGLLGEVADLCLRDEEGRVRVERDYRLTTDAALRTGIYLQGGTEHTHGITSSLLSNTAIRVGDILESVLARGGATLADAPRPVAEMP is encoded by the coding sequence ATGTCACAGGCTCGTCCTGGCGACGCAGCACCGGTCCACGACCTCATTGGAATCGGCTTCGGGCCGTCCAATGTGGCCATGGCGATCGCGATCAGCGAGCACAACGCGCGCTCCGGGACGCGAGAAGCGGTGACGGCCCAGTTCTTCGAGCAGCAACCGGCCTTCGGCTGGCACCGCGGCATGCTCATCGACGACGCCACCATGCAGGTCTCCTTCCTCAAGGACCTGGTGACACTCCGCAATCCCGCCAGCGAGTTCAGCTTCCTCTGCTTCCTGCAGAGCAGGGGACGCCTGATCGACTTCATCAACCACAAGAACCTCTTCCCGCTCCGGGTCGAGTTCCACGAGTACTTCGAGTGGGCCGCCTCCCGCGTGGCCGACCTGGTCTCCTACGACCACGAGGTCGTCGGGGTCGCCCCCGTCCCGCACGACGGCGCCGTCGAATACCTGGACGTGACGGTGCGTTCGGGAGAGGGCCTCACCGTCCACCGCACCCGCAACCTCGTCATCGGCACCGGACTGCGCCCCCGGCTGCCCGAAGGCGTCGAGCGCGGCAACCGCGTCTGGCACACCTCCGAACTCCTCAACCGCGCCGGTGAACTGGAAGGCACCTCGCCCTCCCGCTTCGTCGTCGTGGGCGCCGGCCAGAGCGCCGCCGAGAACGTCGCGTATCTGCACCGCACCTTCCCGGACGCCGAGGTCTGCGCGGTGTTCTCGCGCTACGGCTACAGCCCGGCCGACGACAGCTCCTTCGCCAACAAGATCTTCGACCCGGACGCGGTGGACGAGTACTTCGCCGCCCCCGACGACGTCAAGCGCCGGCTGATGGACTACCACGGCAACACCAACTACTCCGTGGTGGACATCGACCTGATCGACGATCTGTACCGGCAGGTGTACCGCGAGAAGGTCCTCGGCACCGAGCGGCTGCGCTTCCTCAACGTGTCCCGGCTCACCGACGTCAAGGAGACCCCGGACAAGGTCCGCGCCACCGTGACGTCACTCGTCACCGGCGAGGAGACCCTCCTGGACGCCGACGTCGTCGTCCTCGCCACCGGCTACCTCCCGGCCGACCCGCTCGGCCTGCTCGGCGAGGTCGCCGACCTCTGCCTGCGCGACGAGGAGGGCCGCGTACGCGTCGAACGCGACTACCGCCTCACCACGGACGCCGCCCTGCGCACCGGCATCTACCTCCAGGGCGGTACCGAGCACACGCACGGCATCACCTCG